GATGATACTTTTCTGTTAAGCTTATCACAGAGAACATGAGAAGAGGCTATTTCTTGTGTTGATAAGAGGGGAAGTACCCCTCACGAAAACCAGGTGTTTCAGAGACAGCTGAAAACTTCTACTCCCTATGTCAAGGGAAGAATTAAgccatgcattatacagggccagatcAGATCTTCTTGTAGGAGAACCTCACGATGGCTGGCCCTTCACAATGAATAGTCAAGTTAGGGAGTTGTAATGAGATGTAACTGTCCAGCAAACCGTTGAGTGATTACAAACCTCTGATTGAAGACCGTGATATCCCAACAGAACACTATGGATATGCGCCCGGACTCAAAATAACTGAAAATAGTTAATAACGGGAGAGAACCTTTTAGATCTTAACACATTTTAGATGCCATGCTATGCCATTGTTTTTGTACTTTGTTTCTAATGTCATTCTTAATTTAGAATATATAATCAGAACAATGACATTATTATCGGATTGGGTTATATAGCAGCCTGTGAGAAGAGCAGAGACATTTCTGGGTTGAGCCAACAAAGCCACCTTTAGAAGACTACACCTGAGGGCTACAGAATCAGGACCATAGAGAAGGTCCAATgccaaatgaaaataaagtcaCTAAATAGATACAGTATGGtacaatatattgtttaatttcAAACAAGTAATAGACGCATCGTTGTGATGTTATCGTCATCGCACCTTGCTTCTCTAGAGAGCCTCTTGACCGCCATCTTTGGCCATTCCATGACAAACTCAAGCCAGCACAATATGAAGAGCATATGTTTAGGATTGCGTGTGAGTACCAGATTTACTAAAGTACTACATTATATTTCCAAAACCATGTCCCAACAAAGAGGATTCTAGCTTTCATTACAGAGAAGGCAATTACATTTGATGACCTCTTTGATTTATGACTGAGAACGCGCCCAGCTGTTTTATTTCATTGCACTGCTGACCCATAAAATTGGAAATGTGTGGCGGGTGGTTTGCTTTTAGCTCCCTTTCTGGAAACAGCACGAGATCCTGCTGTTTGTCACAGTGATTGGTAGTTAAATCATGTTTTTCTATTTGTTAGAGCTGTGAAATTGCCGCCAGTAGGACTCATTGCTTtgttgggtttttcttttttttccgaaGGCTACATTGAACAAATCATCTGTAATAAAGTTGAAGAACGTCTGTAGCACAATGAGTTGATTTGCATGCTGGGGGGTTACAAAGAATATGAAAAGGTTCGTTAGAAAGCGTAGAAAACATTCACGTCTTATTGCGCAGGAGAACCCCCTGTCGATCgggaaaaatatcttaaaatatttctatttttttgtgattttaatcCGAGGATTTCCTTATCGAGAGTGGAAGAAAGTAAATGTTGAAACAAAGCAGAAAGCACTCTGTTCTTTGATTTGTTGTCTGTGTAAATCCGGCAAATATTGTCATTTTAGCACAAAGAAGTCCACTTAAGTTTTCACGAGATATGAAACCAGATGTGCTCAGAACTTTGATCAGTAATGAATTGTAGGTGTGCATTTCATAGCCTGTTTGCCTTTTAGAACACAGTTTGCCATCGGTAACTTAATGCTGTATTCCGGATCTTGGGCGGTCTTGGAAAAAGTTACTATCGAGACCATATCCTCACCGATGTCCACCTGAGACCTCCAGCGTCTACAGATAAGCAACTTCTTCAGGGCCCTCTGGAAGTCCCTGTTTAGAAAAGCATACAGCATGGGGTTGATGGTGGAATTGCAGTACCCCAGCCATGTAATAAACTTGAAAGCGTTGACTAGGACAGCGCTGGTGGAACTGGTTCCCTTTGCCGCAATCCATACATTTAGGACAAAGTAGGGTAACCAGCACATCACAAACACAGAAATGATGATACTCATAGTCCTTGTGGCTTTATTCTCCAGTTGCAAGTTATTTTGCCGATTGCTGTTTGGATGGTAATGAAGGTCCAGCGTCTGAGAGACAATGCGGGTGGCTTTTAACCGAGAAGCCTTGTAGATGAAGA
The DNA window shown above is from Spea bombifrons isolate aSpeBom1 chromosome 1, aSpeBom1.2.pri, whole genome shotgun sequence and carries:
- the LOC128478324 gene encoding octopamine receptor-like, yielding MWLFGKQFCKVWISFDVMFCTASIVTLCFISLDRYCSVVTPYHYSKRMSRHRCILMTVTIWVYSSLISFLPVMQGWNEIPGIDFDDGKECIFVTNWTFAIVASSLAFYIPFMIMCTMYFFIYKASRLKATRIVSQTLDLHYHPNSNRQNNLQLENKATRTMSIIISVFVMCWLPYFVLNVWIAAKGTSSTSAVLVNAFKFITWLGYCNSTINPMLYAFLNRDFQRALKKLLICRRWRSQVDIGEDMVSIVTFSKTAQDPEYSIKLPMANCVLKGKQAMKCTPTIHY